In a genomic window of Flammeovirga agarivorans:
- the murC gene encoding UDP-N-acetylmuramate--L-alanine ligase, translated as MLPSYIYFLGIGGIGMSALARWFNANGTTVTGYDKTETELTKTLESEGIQVMYNDKVEALPKELLTLPKDDVLIVFTPAIPSSHEGFQYLKSNGYTIKKRAEVLGIITKASFTIGIAGTHGKTTTSSMLSHILKSANKNVSAFLGGIATNYGTNMLLGDSSKDDHIVVVEADEFDRSFLQLSPNIIGITSCEADHLDIYGTEDAVFESFQDFINKLPNDGKLFLEHKINRLTAKKEVLSYFYGINDGDAQASNLEVKNGRFYFDAKFHEGTVIEQVALPLPGFHNVENALLAMSIALEVGLTIGEVKNGIESYKGVKRRFEKWVETENSVYVDDYAHHPTEITTFINSLKALYPTEKITVVFQPHLYSRTSDFADGFGEALSLADEIWLLPLYPAREEFVEGVNSEMLLGKILHDNKRIVQDEDLLNEIKAFDGKVIATVGAGNIDRFIRDIADILS; from the coding sequence ATGTTGCCTTCATATATATATTTTCTAGGAATAGGAGGAATTGGAATGAGTGCCTTAGCAAGGTGGTTTAATGCGAATGGAACTACTGTGACTGGGTATGATAAAACGGAAACAGAACTGACAAAAACATTAGAATCTGAGGGCATCCAAGTGATGTATAATGATAAAGTAGAAGCTTTACCCAAAGAACTCTTGACCTTGCCAAAGGATGATGTTTTAATCGTTTTTACACCAGCTATTCCTAGTTCTCATGAAGGCTTCCAATATTTGAAGTCAAATGGTTATACCATAAAAAAGAGAGCCGAAGTTTTAGGTATTATCACAAAAGCGAGCTTTACTATTGGTATTGCAGGTACGCATGGTAAAACAACTACCTCTTCGATGTTGTCTCATATCTTGAAAAGTGCAAATAAAAATGTGTCTGCATTTCTTGGAGGTATCGCGACCAACTATGGGACAAATATGCTGTTAGGTGATAGTTCAAAAGATGACCATATTGTTGTTGTTGAAGCTGATGAGTTCGATCGTTCTTTTTTACAGCTTTCCCCAAATATTATTGGTATTACTAGTTGTGAAGCAGATCATTTAGATATTTATGGAACTGAAGATGCCGTTTTTGAGTCTTTTCAGGACTTTATTAATAAGCTACCAAATGACGGGAAACTTTTTTTAGAACATAAAATCAACAGATTAACTGCAAAAAAAGAAGTTTTATCTTATTTTTATGGTATAAACGATGGAGATGCCCAAGCTTCTAATTTAGAAGTGAAAAATGGTAGGTTCTATTTTGATGCTAAATTTCACGAAGGAACTGTTATAGAACAGGTTGCTTTACCTTTACCGGGATTCCATAATGTTGAAAATGCCTTGCTTGCAATGTCCATTGCATTAGAGGTGGGTTTAACGATAGGGGAAGTTAAAAACGGTATAGAAAGCTATAAAGGTGTAAAGAGACGATTTGAGAAATGGGTGGAAACGGAAAATAGTGTTTACGTTGACGACTATGCACATCACCCAACAGAAATAACGACATTTATCAACTCCTTAAAAGCTTTATATCCTACTGAAAAGATTACGGTTGTTTTTCAACCACACTTGTATTCAAGAACATCTGATTTTGCTGATGGTTTCGGCGAAGCTTTATCATTAGCGGATGAAATTTGGTTGTTACCATTATATCCTGCTAGAGAAGAGTTTGTCGAAGGTGTAAATTCAGAAATGCTTTTAGGAAAGATCCTACATGATAACAAGAGGATTGTTCAGGATGAGGATTTGCTAAACGAAATAAAAGCATTTGATGGAAAAGTCATCGCTACTGTGGGTGCCGGTAACATCGATCGTTTTATCAGAGATATTGCTGATATTCTTTCTTAA
- a CDS encoding T9SS type B sorting domain-containing protein — MRLQTYKLFSALLTLLLLTILVPDVVYATHIRAGDLTMRRKPNGGDREYIITAILYRDVTGVNAGDGLIDFGDGSDNAIVKPQSLGYTEDGETEIIQYQVEHTFPSDGNYKVSYFERNRNPGVRNMEISSETPFYIQSEFMINPALGLNSSPVLLIPPVIKGAIGQKFIHNAGAYDIDGDSLSYRLTVCLQGTDTPVQNYRFPDDPNEDWSKVTEQCETPAVFYIDESTGDLTWDAPFVAGEYNVAFFVEEWRDGIRIGAVNRDMQVIIIDPLNLRPIIEGPADTCVIAGDPLLKEIFAYDQDNAPCYNSDSTLDWGPHPIKLEISQQSDEIAIPPYADMIFTPTYSGVNNSEARGDFSWTPQCADIRQEPYKITFEAKDFPDKSNTQLGTLQNWNVRVLGPAPTGLVAEPASSTDLSNGNTFVSLTWDPYTCDGADEIHIYRKKGSFDFNPVCETGLPSWTGYEYVNSVDVSESSFRDFTVDQGANYCYRIYATFRSPQGGESIASEEDCAFIPDSQYIVQVDVESTEEESGQINLKWTVPMDVTPGRTPYYNVYRGEGMEKIEFDQYTKINTDPLTDTTLVDNLLNTVETEYHYRIEFLEGTSSDNAAPRDTTTLASYVRLSSDAGLDFITLNWTGNVPWNLTPDTVIVNTDTSAVYHKVYRKIEGDETSFSLYDSVFTHSNGLSYTDRGTADLPLDDRKLYTYYIETIGSFEHPSIAEPLINRTQELTVELLDTIPPCPPILSLANLEEGFPMDSCVVEPETDGERSCQKDRFEVELTWLNEQGSNCDDDIVSYNIYYSRRTAVSKNDFGAPVATMDHPEGRPLTIQLLYEFLNREYVEGSYAVTAVDDSGNESDLSNIIIQDNCHYYELPNAFSPNGDGINETFIPMRCPRFVKSINFTVFNRWGVAIFSYNSDEHDGDIEINWNGKTDSGNDVEPGNYYYRGEMMIYRLEESDEKQEIKGSFVILKGNESQ; from the coding sequence ATGAGATTGCAAACATATAAACTATTCAGTGCTTTACTGACTCTTCTTTTATTGACAATTCTGGTACCTGATGTGGTATATGCTACCCATATTAGAGCAGGTGACCTTACTATGAGAAGAAAGCCAAACGGTGGTGATAGAGAATACATTATAACGGCAATTCTATACAGAGACGTTACAGGTGTTAATGCTGGAGATGGTTTGATTGATTTTGGCGATGGATCAGATAATGCAATTGTGAAACCTCAGTCTTTGGGCTATACCGAAGATGGAGAAACAGAGATAATACAATATCAAGTAGAACATACTTTCCCTTCTGACGGTAATTATAAGGTAAGTTATTTTGAACGTAACAGAAACCCCGGTGTAAGAAATATGGAAATCTCTTCAGAGACTCCTTTTTACATTCAATCTGAATTTATGATTAACCCTGCTTTAGGATTGAATAGTTCGCCTGTACTTTTAATTCCTCCTGTAATTAAAGGAGCTATTGGACAGAAATTTATTCATAATGCCGGAGCATATGACATTGATGGTGATAGTTTATCCTACCGATTAACCGTTTGTTTACAAGGTACTGATACACCGGTACAAAACTACCGTTTTCCTGATGATCCAAATGAAGATTGGTCTAAAGTGACAGAGCAATGTGAAACTCCTGCTGTTTTCTATATTGATGAGTCGACAGGGGATTTAACATGGGATGCACCTTTTGTAGCTGGTGAGTATAACGTTGCATTTTTTGTGGAAGAATGGCGAGATGGTATTCGAATAGGGGCAGTAAATAGAGATATGCAGGTCATTATTATCGACCCATTAAACTTAAGACCAATTATCGAAGGCCCTGCAGATACTTGTGTAATTGCAGGAGATCCTTTATTAAAAGAAATATTTGCCTACGATCAGGATAATGCACCGTGTTATAATTCAGATTCAACATTAGATTGGGGACCACATCCAATCAAATTAGAAATCTCACAGCAAAGTGATGAGATCGCAATCCCACCTTATGCTGATATGATTTTTACTCCTACTTATAGTGGAGTGAATAATTCAGAGGCTAGAGGGGACTTTAGTTGGACACCGCAATGTGCTGATATTAGACAAGAACCTTATAAGATTACTTTTGAAGCCAAAGATTTTCCAGATAAATCTAACACGCAACTAGGAACATTACAGAATTGGAATGTTAGAGTTTTAGGTCCAGCACCTACAGGTTTGGTAGCTGAACCTGCTTCTTCAACAGATCTATCCAATGGAAATACGTTTGTAAGTTTAACATGGGACCCTTACACTTGTGATGGTGCAGATGAAATTCATATTTACAGAAAGAAAGGATCTTTTGATTTTAATCCTGTTTGTGAAACTGGTTTACCATCATGGACTGGTTATGAGTATGTGAATTCAGTTGATGTATCAGAATCGTCATTTAGAGATTTTACTGTAGATCAAGGAGCAAATTATTGTTATAGAATTTATGCAACATTTAGATCTCCACAAGGAGGAGAAAGTATTGCTTCAGAAGAAGACTGTGCATTTATTCCAGATAGCCAATATATCGTACAAGTAGATGTAGAATCTACTGAAGAAGAAAGTGGACAAATTAATTTAAAATGGACTGTACCAATGGATGTAACTCCTGGAAGAACACCATATTATAATGTTTACAGAGGAGAGGGAATGGAGAAAATTGAATTTGATCAATATACTAAGATCAATACTGATCCATTAACTGATACTACCTTAGTTGACAACCTTCTAAATACTGTTGAAACAGAATATCATTACAGAATAGAATTTTTAGAGGGAACTAGTTCTGATAATGCGGCACCTAGAGATACAACAACTTTAGCCTCCTATGTAAGGTTGTCATCTGATGCTGGTTTAGACTTTATTACTTTAAATTGGACAGGAAATGTACCATGGAACCTTACTCCAGATACTGTCATTGTAAATACAGACACATCTGCAGTATACCATAAAGTCTATCGTAAAATCGAAGGAGATGAAACAAGCTTTAGTTTATATGATAGTGTATTTACTCATTCAAATGGTTTAAGCTATACAGATAGAGGTACTGCAGATCTACCTTTGGATGATAGAAAACTGTATACCTATTATATAGAAACCATTGGTTCATTTGAGCATCCATCTATTGCAGAGCCTTTGATTAATAGAACACAAGAATTAACTGTGGAACTATTAGATACTATCCCTCCTTGTCCACCAATTTTGTCTCTTGCTAATTTGGAAGAAGGTTTCCCTATGGACAGTTGTGTTGTTGAACCAGAAACGGATGGGGAAAGATCTTGTCAGAAAGACCGTTTTGAAGTAGAGTTGACTTGGTTAAATGAGCAAGGTTCAAATTGTGATGATGACATTGTAAGCTATAATATCTATTATTCAAGAAGGACAGCAGTATCAAAGAATGATTTTGGAGCACCTGTAGCGACAATGGATCATCCAGAAGGAAGACCATTAACCATTCAGTTGTTGTATGAATTCCTTAATAGAGAATATGTTGAAGGTAGTTATGCAGTAACTGCAGTAGATGACTCAGGAAATGAAAGTGATCTGAGCAATATAATTATCCAAGATAATTGCCACTACTACGAGTTGCCGAATGCATTTAGTCCAAATGGTGATGGAATTAATGAGACTTTTATTCCAATGAGATGCCCTAGGTTTGTTAAGAGTATCAATTTTACGGTATTCAATCGTTGGGGTGTAGCCATATTCTCTTATAATTCTGATGAACATGATGGAGACATTGAGATCAATTGGAATGGTAAAACCGATTCAGGAAATGATGTCGAGCCTGGTAATTACTATTATAGAGGAGAAATGATGATTTATCGTCTTGAAGAAAGTGACGAGAAACAAGAAATAAAAGGTTCATTTGTGATTCTTAAGGGAAATGAATCTCAGTAA
- a CDS encoding DMT family transporter encodes MKLHIGTGAKQMLLAALVMTTMQLIVKSIPQIPPQEVVFFRALVSLVLSYVTLKKASVYLWGNNQKMLFLRGFFGTVSLVLVFASFQNLPLATAVVLQNLAPLFTAIFAMLFLKQPLKPAQLLFMSLSIVGVVLIKGFDPRVDPLYLAIAISGAIGSAAAYTVIGKLKGKENPVVVVFYFPFVAVPITGLWCYFDWVTPTGWTWIALLSIGILSQIGQILLTKAYQSDDDAATVSSMNYTSVIYGALYGIFFFGEFFSIEVILGMLLVMLGTILNLIYKTRLQK; translated from the coding sequence ATGAAATTACATATTGGTACAGGAGCCAAACAAATGTTATTAGCTGCTTTAGTCATGACTACCATGCAGTTAATCGTCAAATCGATTCCTCAAATACCACCTCAAGAAGTAGTTTTTTTCAGGGCTTTAGTCTCTCTAGTCTTAAGTTATGTTACCCTCAAAAAAGCAAGTGTTTACTTATGGGGTAACAATCAGAAGATGTTATTTCTCAGAGGATTTTTTGGAACCGTTTCTCTTGTTTTAGTCTTTGCCAGTTTTCAAAATCTACCATTAGCTACAGCTGTAGTATTGCAAAATTTAGCACCTTTATTCACAGCAATTTTTGCTATGCTCTTTTTAAAACAACCTCTTAAACCCGCTCAGCTATTATTTATGAGTTTAAGTATTGTTGGAGTAGTATTAATCAAGGGTTTTGATCCAAGGGTAGATCCTCTATACCTAGCCATTGCTATCAGTGGAGCAATTGGTTCTGCTGCTGCATATACTGTAATAGGAAAATTAAAAGGTAAAGAAAATCCTGTCGTCGTTGTTTTTTACTTCCCATTTGTAGCCGTACCAATAACAGGGTTATGGTGTTATTTTGATTGGGTTACCCCAACAGGGTGGACTTGGATAGCATTACTAAGCATTGGAATTTTATCTCAAATTGGCCAAATACTACTCACTAAAGCCTATCAATCTGATGATGATGCTGCAACAGTTTCAAGTATGAATTATACAAGTGTGATTTACGGAGCTCTTTATGGTATATTCTTCTTTGGAGAATTCTTTAGTATTGAAGTAATCTTAGGTATGCTCCTTGTTATGCTAGGAACAATATTAAATTTGATATACAAAACTAGACTACAAAAATAG
- the ftsZ gene encoding cell division protein FtsZ has translation MTETSYEFDMSSNSAANKIIKVVGVGGGGGNAVRHMYELGIHDVDFFIANTDKQALESSPVPNKVQLGLELTSGLGAGAKPEIGRESALETKDDIKQFLSNGTKMVFITAGMGGGTGTGAAPVIAEIARSLNILTVGIVTMPFRFEGKPKERRALQGIEELKEHCDTVLVILNEKLKEVYGRSSMREAFSQADNVLARAAKSIAEIITVDAYINVDFEDVNTVMRDAGTAVMGSSIESGEDRAIRATEAAIASPLLNNTDITNAKYILLSLVVSDYDNLDMSELEQVTSYIQDRAGEEAEVIFGVAKDESLGDAISVTVIATGFEEDKDKSPSDFFNKGESGLGNKTSRISTSIPTKTPEPISTKEETTPVVEEKSTESVEETPVAETSAAPQVEEKVEAKPQKTVYSLNDEYEASSAASISNDDNVEETATPTSQNLSSYKKFDSMKEISNDELKDLRDIPAYLRRGVKLNPTKNNEEDTEE, from the coding sequence ATGACTGAAACGAGCTACGAGTTTGATATGTCTAGCAACTCTGCTGCCAATAAAATCATCAAAGTGGTTGGTGTTGGTGGAGGCGGTGGTAACGCCGTGCGACACATGTATGAACTAGGAATTCACGATGTGGATTTCTTTATCGCTAACACAGATAAACAGGCATTAGAGTCTAGTCCTGTACCTAATAAAGTACAATTAGGTTTAGAACTAACTTCAGGTCTTGGTGCGGGAGCAAAGCCAGAAATTGGTAGAGAGTCTGCATTAGAGACTAAAGATGATATTAAACAATTTCTTTCGAACGGTACTAAGATGGTGTTCATCACTGCAGGTATGGGTGGTGGAACAGGTACAGGTGCAGCTCCTGTTATCGCAGAAATTGCTCGTAGCTTGAACATTCTTACAGTAGGTATTGTTACAATGCCTTTTAGATTTGAAGGAAAACCAAAAGAAAGAAGAGCACTTCAAGGTATCGAAGAATTAAAAGAACATTGTGATACTGTTCTTGTTATTCTAAACGAGAAATTGAAAGAGGTTTACGGTAGATCTTCAATGAGAGAAGCATTTTCTCAAGCAGATAATGTTTTAGCTCGTGCTGCAAAATCTATTGCAGAGATTATCACTGTAGACGCATATATCAACGTCGATTTTGAAGATGTTAATACAGTAATGAGAGATGCGGGTACTGCCGTAATGGGCTCATCTATTGAGTCTGGTGAAGACCGTGCAATTAGAGCTACTGAAGCTGCAATTGCGTCTCCATTATTGAATAATACTGATATTACTAATGCGAAGTACATTTTACTAAGTTTAGTTGTAAGTGATTATGACAACTTAGATATGAGTGAACTTGAGCAGGTGACAAGTTATATTCAAGACAGAGCAGGTGAAGAAGCTGAGGTGATCTTTGGTGTAGCTAAAGACGAATCATTAGGCGATGCAATTAGCGTTACAGTTATTGCTACAGGTTTTGAAGAAGATAAAGATAAGTCACCTTCAGATTTTTTTAACAAAGGGGAGTCTGGTTTAGGAAATAAGACAAGTAGAATTTCTACTTCAATTCCTACAAAAACACCTGAACCAATCTCTACAAAGGAGGAAACTACTCCAGTTGTTGAAGAAAAATCTACAGAATCAGTTGAAGAAACTCCTGTAGCAGAAACTTCGGCGGCTCCCCAGGTTGAGGAAAAAGTAGAAGCAAAACCACAAAAAACGGTTTACTCACTTAATGATGAATATGAAGCAAGCTCTGCAGCATCAATATCTAATGATGATAATGTTGAAGAGACTGCAACACCAACATCACAAAACTTAAGTAGTTATAAAAAGTTTGACTCAATGAAAGAAATTTCAAATGATGAATTGAAAGATTTGAGAGACATTCCAGCTTACTTAAGAAGAGGAGTTAAATTGAATCCTACAAAAAATAATGAAGAAGATACAGAGGAATAA
- the ftsA gene encoding cell division protein FtsA — protein MEEKIIVGLDIGTTKVCAVVGKMNEYNQLEILGLGHATSEGVRDGTVSNIAKTTEAIDQAITDAENDSNIEINVVNVGVAGKHIKSFRQHGSITLPHQEDEISVTDVERLTNDMYRVITEPGTEIIHVLPLHYTVDSEEKIKDPVGMAGVKLEADFHIVTANSNSIRNIKKCIERSNLEIDQMMLEPLASSMAVLTEEEKEAGVAIIDIGGGTTDIAIFYDGIIRHTAVIPFGGDIITSDIKQGCAVMQHQAELLKVKFGQSMAANTKDSEVVEIPGINNRTPKEVSIKNLAYIIEARMEEIIDLIKAELKDSGYMDKLAGGLVLTGGGSKLRNIQHLFEYKIGLDTRIGYPTAFLGKSDRSEKVKDPKFATALGLALAGFKALDQREEDRPRKMYQQPIQDEKTTSYSERTKVADTSAARGKNIFSDFLQKAKDLLIDDYDDTEDYKD, from the coding sequence ATGGAAGAAAAGATTATAGTAGGGCTTGATATTGGAACTACAAAGGTGTGTGCCGTTGTAGGAAAGATGAATGAATATAATCAATTAGAGATATTAGGATTAGGTCATGCAACATCTGAAGGTGTTCGTGATGGTACTGTTAGTAATATCGCTAAAACTACAGAGGCTATCGACCAGGCAATTACAGATGCCGAAAATGATTCTAATATTGAAATCAATGTTGTCAATGTTGGTGTAGCTGGAAAGCATATTAAAAGCTTCAGACAACATGGAAGTATCACACTACCTCATCAAGAAGATGAAATATCAGTAACAGATGTTGAGCGTCTGACTAATGATATGTATAGAGTGATTACAGAACCAGGGACAGAGATTATTCATGTTCTTCCATTGCATTATACTGTTGATAGTGAGGAGAAAATTAAAGATCCTGTGGGGATGGCTGGTGTGAAACTGGAAGCAGATTTCCATATCGTAACAGCTAATAGTAACTCCATTCGTAACATTAAAAAGTGTATTGAGAGAAGTAATCTTGAAATAGACCAAATGATGTTGGAGCCTTTGGCTTCTAGTATGGCGGTACTTACTGAAGAGGAAAAAGAAGCAGGTGTAGCAATTATTGATATCGGTGGAGGTACTACTGATATTGCAATTTTCTATGATGGTATTATCAGACATACTGCAGTAATTCCTTTCGGTGGTGATATTATTACTTCAGATATCAAACAAGGTTGTGCTGTGATGCAACATCAGGCAGAACTTCTAAAAGTAAAATTTGGTCAGTCTATGGCTGCAAATACTAAAGATTCTGAAGTAGTAGAAATTCCAGGAATCAATAATAGAACTCCAAAAGAGGTATCTATTAAGAACCTAGCCTATATCATTGAGGCAAGAATGGAGGAAATTATTGATTTAATTAAAGCAGAACTTAAAGATTCTGGATATATGGATAAGTTGGCTGGCGGTTTAGTATTAACTGGTGGTGGATCAAAACTTAGAAATATCCAGCATTTATTTGAATATAAGATTGGTTTGGATACTCGTATTGGTTATCCGACAGCTTTCTTAGGAAAATCAGATCGATCTGAAAAAGTGAAAGATCCAAAATTTGCTACAGCATTAGGCTTAGCATTGGCAGGGTTTAAAGCTTTAGATCAGAGAGAAGAAGATCGTCCAAGAAAAATGTATCAACAACCGATTCAAGACGAGAAAACAACATCATATTCAGAAAGAACTAAAGTTGCGGATACTTCTGCTGCAAGAGGAAAGAATATTTTCTCAGATTTTCTTCAAAAGGCAAAAGACCTTTTGATAGATGATTATGATGATACAGAAGATTATAAAGATTAA
- a CDS encoding cell division protein FtsQ/DivIB — translation MSKENKIQQFFKQKGAISLTVVIFLVLLSIVFTVTRPNIVNEGEMIINVTNYNAPRFVEATEVKDAVAKMNLDRTDQGMSIKEIENSLNAIQFVRNAEVSRDVKNNLVIDIEQDRPIARILTPSGKSTYINQEGKMIGLSKKHAARVLLITGAGAEKLMSQNYWEDSYYTYLLLEFVNKLSNDRFWNAQITQLDINKDMSIIAYPQVGKERIEFGQPTDYLKKLGKLKLYYNTIVSTKGWNVYKNIKLQYAGQIVCD, via the coding sequence ATGAGTAAAGAAAATAAGATACAACAATTTTTTAAGCAGAAAGGGGCCATTAGTCTCACTGTAGTTATTTTTTTAGTCTTATTGTCAATAGTCTTCACTGTAACAAGACCTAATATTGTCAATGAAGGTGAGATGATTATTAATGTCACAAATTATAATGCACCTAGGTTTGTTGAAGCTACAGAAGTAAAAGATGCGGTAGCAAAGATGAACTTAGATCGTACAGATCAAGGGATGTCAATTAAAGAAATTGAGAATTCTTTAAATGCCATTCAATTTGTCCGAAATGCAGAAGTATCCCGTGATGTTAAAAATAATCTTGTGATTGATATTGAGCAAGATCGTCCAATTGCTAGGATTCTAACACCTAGTGGAAAATCTACTTATATTAATCAAGAAGGTAAGATGATTGGATTATCAAAAAAACATGCTGCTCGTGTGTTGCTGATAACTGGTGCGGGAGCAGAAAAATTAATGAGTCAAAACTATTGGGAAGATTCTTATTACACTTATCTATTGTTGGAGTTTGTCAATAAACTAAGTAATGATAGATTTTGGAATGCCCAAATAACCCAATTAGATATCAATAAGGACATGTCGATTATCGCTTATCCTCAAGTAGGTAAAGAGAGAATTGAATTTGGACAACCAACTGATTATCTAAAAAAACTTGGTAAATTAAAGTTATATTATAACACGATTGTTTCAACGAAAGGTTGGAACGTTTACAAGAATATTAAATTACAGTATGCAGGCCAAATAGTTTGTGATTAA
- the murG gene encoding undecaprenyldiphospho-muramoylpentapeptide beta-N-acetylglucosaminyltransferase — protein sequence MKLKVIISGGGTGGHIYPAIAIANAIKEQNSEAEILFVGAEGRMEMEKVPESGYEIIGLPISGIQRRLTIQNLYFPFKLIKSLWKASSVVHEYKPNVVVGVGGYASGPIMWRAQSNKIPTVIQEQNGYAGLTNKILGGRANKICVAYPGMEFYFPEKLIEFTGNPVRQDITDLEEKKNAAYQEWSFSSDKKTVFIFGGSLGALTLNESMSAGVDKLLEKGIQVIWQTGKYYFEKFHSQFGGREKEGLHVVSFIKDMAGVYAIADVVVGRAGALSISELCLAGLPTILVPSPNVAEDHQTKNAMALVKENAAILVKDVDARSQLIDELITLVEDEDLQKSLSENITKLGKPNAANDIASKVLEIAEKHYKRMN from the coding sequence ATGAAATTGAAAGTCATCATTAGTGGTGGAGGAACTGGAGGTCATATCTATCCTGCTATAGCCATCGCCAATGCTATTAAAGAACAAAATAGCGAAGCAGAGATTTTATTTGTCGGTGCAGAAGGTAGAATGGAGATGGAAAAAGTACCTGAATCAGGTTACGAGATCATAGGTCTTCCTATAAGTGGTATCCAAAGAAGGTTGACGATACAAAATCTATATTTTCCATTTAAACTGATAAAAAGTTTATGGAAAGCTAGTAGTGTAGTACATGAATATAAACCCAATGTCGTTGTTGGAGTTGGTGGTTATGCTAGTGGTCCAATTATGTGGAGAGCACAATCGAATAAAATACCAACAGTAATTCAAGAGCAGAATGGATATGCAGGTTTAACCAATAAAATTCTTGGAGGTAGAGCAAATAAGATATGCGTTGCCTATCCTGGAATGGAATTTTACTTTCCTGAGAAGCTTATTGAATTTACAGGTAATCCAGTTAGACAAGATATCACAGATCTTGAAGAAAAGAAAAATGCAGCCTATCAAGAATGGAGCTTTTCTTCAGATAAAAAAACGGTATTTATTTTTGGTGGTAGTTTGGGTGCATTGACCTTAAATGAAAGTATGTCTGCAGGTGTAGACAAGTTACTGGAAAAAGGTATTCAGGTGATCTGGCAAACAGGTAAATATTACTTTGAGAAGTTCCATTCTCAATTTGGTGGTAGAGAGAAAGAGGGGTTACATGTTGTATCATTTATAAAAGATATGGCAGGTGTGTATGCTATTGCAGATGTAGTGGTAGGAAGAGCAGGCGCTCTTTCAATTTCTGAATTATGTTTGGCAGGGTTACCTACTATATTGGTTCCTTCTCCAAATGTAGCAGAAGATCACCAGACGAAAAATGCAATGGCATTGGTAAAAGAAAATGCGGCTATTTTAGTAAAAGATGTAGACGCTCGTTCTCAATTAATTGATGAGTTAATCACTTTGGTTGAGGATGAAGATTTGCAAAAATCATTATCTGAGAATATAACAAAACTTGGTAAGCCTAACGCTGCCAACGATATCGCATCTAAAGTTTTAGAGATTGCGGAAAAACATTACAAACGAATGAACTAA